A window of the Plasmodium vinckei vinckei genome assembly, chromosome: PVVCY_08 genome harbors these coding sequences:
- a CDS encoding RNA-binding protein, putative → MFTIRWVDLLSSESNFTKNDNISENLKNKKLPYEKETDLNNSFLNSYNADLDNSNVGINLKLKNLKISNNPEKEENNDKEKKTLISDTKNEITGEADQTKKNICNDGSDGNINKINSNEKNTTLETNKNGNKQNLMANSDNEVKNSTPNNAEQNNITNIENNNINKEEGKNDKNIKHTTKELNNNNHDDKNSLKGEGHSLTKLKRNSIGGSIKSGPSCSVSRATSNSSMKRNSYNIQKNKKNNKKDIKNSYFSKYIVEKKKNNEKNEEQINKNNPNLKEKTNNNEPSVNENKKFSNLLTMPANNLVGTLSKGKKRKERNIDDQTSMSKMNCTISHDVEIDENNIPLNPTKKMKNKLKNKTNNEVNFGNENATPTIFNRMNYLTNQHQTKINKKNIDLEKFNNFNNNFINYLGDIRNNPIDSMHSVNNNRVNSRLKEIAVGKSTKEYKNYVKLVKYEDRMDDDPATPNAYENITNAKFQAKYNLWRKKLHKFDTIN, encoded by the exons atgtttacaATCAGATGGGTAGATCTTTTATCTAGTGAATCAA ACTTTACAAAGAATGACAACATTAGtgaaaatttgaaaaataaaaagctTCCCTATGAAAAGGAAACAGATTTAAACAACAGTTTTTTGAATTCATATAATGCAGACTTAGATAATAGTAACGTTGGtataaatttgaaattaaaaaatttaaaaatttcgAATAATCCTGAAaaggaagaaaataatgataaagaaaaaaaaactttaattagtgatacaaaaaatgaaattactGGAGAAGCAGACCAAACCAAAAAGAACATTTGCAATGATGGAAGTGatggaaatataaataaaattaacagcaatgaaaaaaatacaactttagaaacaaataaaaatggcaACAAGCAAAACTTAATGGCAAATTCAGATAatgaagtaaaaaatagtacACCTAATAATGCTGAACAGAATAATATTACCAacattgaaaataataacataaataaagaagaagggaaaaatgataaaaatataaagcaTACTAcaaaagaattaaataataataatcatgacgataaaaatagtttaaaGGGAGAAGGACATTCTTTAactaaattaaaaagaaattcaATTGGAGGTTCGATAAAATCGGGACCGTCTTGTTCTGTATCTCGTGCAACATCTAATTCATCAATGAAACgaaattcatataatattcaaaaaaacaaaaaaaataataaaaaagacataaaaaattcttatttttcaaaatatattgttgaaaaaaaaaaaaataatgaaaaaaatgaagaacaaattaataaaaacaatccaaacttaaaagaaaaaacaaataataatgaaccATCagtaaatgaaaataaaaaatttagtaACCTTTTAACTATGCCTGCAAATAATTTAGTAGGAACATTATCTAAAgggaaaaaaagaaaagaaagaaatataGATGATCAAACAAGTATGTCAAAAATGAATTGTACAATATCTCATGATGTAGAaattgatgaaaataatattccaCTTAATCcaactaaaaaaatgaaaaataaactaaaaaataaaacaaataatgaagTTAATTTTGGAAATGAAAATGCTACTCCAACTATTTTCAACAgaatgaattatttaactAATCAACatcaaacaaaaataaataaaaaaaatatagatttagaaaaattcaataattttaataataattttattaattatttaggAGACATACGAAATAACCCAATTGACTCTATGCATagtgtaaataataatagagTAAATAGTAGACTAAAAGAAATAGCTGTTGGAAAATCAActaaagaatataaaaattatgttaaGCTTGTTAAATATGAAGATAGAATGGATGATGATCCAGCAACTCCTAATgcatatgaaaatataactaATGCAAAATTTCAAgctaaatataatttgtggcgaaaaaaattacataaatttGATACAATCAATTAA